Within Mytilus edulis chromosome 10, xbMytEdul2.2, whole genome shotgun sequence, the genomic segment tatcagccctagactcctatatcaagccagagggctttagcccgagggcttgatatgggtcgagggctgataccagggccaatatggaaaattatgtcataatctatttatcacatattttcatGCTGGAGAAAAATGAAggaatatttcaaattattttttttttttcaacaataataacatttgaataaagaaaaaaataaaaaaatgtaccaCAGTGCATTAACAATTTGTATCACAGTGAAAAAGTAAAGTGATGAGAataattcaacaaatatataacaataatcTTATTTTTCAGAGTTGTAAATGTTTATTGTAACATTGCCAATTAAAGCTTGTGGAACATTTTCCactgtttatttttacatttttttctacagATTCAAAATTTTCTATTGTTTTGCAAACTTCATTTAATTCAACACTGTCAAAAATATCGTCCTCCGGAAAATCTGCAGATTTGGCTTCAAAGCTAGTGTTTGGAGTTGGTTCTTGTGGTATTAATCCCCGGCTTCCTGAACCAATATCTGATAAGATATTTGACATAGTTTGCTGTTGCTGTAATGATGCTGAACTATACTCATTGACGGAAGCAACATTCTTATGGCCTGTCAACTGCATGACGGTAGTAGCCTCCACATTGGAGTGAAGAAGTGAGGACACTGTAGTTTTGCGAACACTATGGTTAACCTTTCTTCCTGTAAGACCACCTTTCATAGACATTTTTTTAGCTAAATCTCCTAGAGTATTTTTACCCAATGGCTGCATGGTAAACCATGTTTGTTTAGCATTTTCACTGGCATCAGGTTGTACCATCCTTTTAATACTTAGATAAAAGCGACTGTCTGGAGTCAGAGCATCTTCAGGGCGGTGACAAATATATTGCTTGAATGCATTCACTGGACAGCGTGGATTATctattttaagaaaatgaaaataatcaagGACATGCATCATATTAAATTGAAacaatatctacattttaaaaaaaatattttaaggtgAATAAGCTTTAGTGATATATATCTATTCTTTTCATTTGTTCATGTTTCCATTTTGAGTTCTTTGATGTGCATAGCTAGATATTTCtggatattttgtgtttttttggggtgtttttttttatattctttttaaaagtacatgtaagttatatacatgatatatgtatgaattaattttgtagGCATACTTGTGTGGTGGTTTCTGTATTTATCATTTACtgtcaattttatattaattctTAATAAATCGAAAGAAAGTTACCTGGTGTTGCAAACATTTTAGGTGCAAATGCTCTACTGTCACTGTGTCCCGTCCTAGTTTTAGTCAGCCTTTCATTGTATTCCAAATATTGCTCTCCACTTGCTGTTGTCATCATTTTTATGTCTCCAAATAACATGTCAGTATGCTCCTTCCTTCCCCTCATACCAAAGTGCAAAGTATTATTTAACCATATGGTATTAAGTAGTGCCTCAGGGTTGCCTAAAAGTAAGAATTGACAGTTCAGATTATAGGATAATATTAAAACGTTACGTACACTATGTATAGCTAGAAATTGTTTACATTCATTATCAATAATGACaccttacatgtatatagaagactgaagcatatttaaaaaaaatatatacgtgtTCACTGTCTTGAAACATGTATGACAAACTACATTCTATGTTGATGTTGCCTAACATGTCTTATTCTGTTAAAACttaaagatatatttttgaaGCTGATATCATAATCATTTTATGTACATGCACAGTCACATGATAATATTGCATAAACCTACCTGTTCCTAGGAGATTCTGTTCAAATAGCATATCTATTTCAGAGGATGAGAATGGATCAGCTTTCATCTTTTTGTTTCCCAGTCCCTGTGACTTCAAGTGCTTTCTTTTCGCGGATAACACCTCTCTACTGTGGTGAAATTCTTTATCTTTAAGAATATTTATTCCACTCTTTTCCATCAAGTGCCTATTAATCGATGACTGTATTGACTTCAGGCTGTCTGGCTCATACTCCTCATTTTTCCGAGACCGGACAGACAAATAAAATCTGGCCAAGTACTGATTGAGTTCAGGTACAGATATATCCTCTATTGCCCGTAATTCGTTGTTCGCCTTTAACCATTCAGTTAATAATTTTATGTCACTTTTAGTTTTTCTCTTTGTGttatcatttttcatttcttcaatgaaattACTGGTATCATCATTCGTTATAGTCATTAACCTCTCGTCGTCTGCTTCTGTTGCCATCTTGTTTACAAATAGTATTTGATTGACAGGTTACCGGAAGTCAAACTCGGGGGCACGATATGGGTTTTtgagggctgatatcgatatcagccccgggggctgataaccaaccttgacttccggctattattggccaagcaaaaacgtacatatcagtactaaatatgtgataaaaagccCTATCACATCAAACATtaagaaaaacaactgtcatattcctgacttgtataTGCGCGCTATTTATACCAATTTGCTTTTTCTTCACGACGattatgaaattattttcttacaaaaataaaatataaatttctacAAAACGTTAACGTCATTTGAAATGGTAAAGAATCCCATtggaaaatataaatgtatgtttaaaGTAGTACAAAACTTTAGCAATGGCTTATATTGCATATATTTTATCTTAAATTGCATCAGCAGTATATTATTCATCTGACGAAAAAGAGTGTTTTCAGGACTTAACGCATGACAACACTTTAAcaactttaaaaagatatatgcatttcaataaaataacaacGTCATTTGAATTTATGCTTACAAACTTTAGATAAATGTGCATGCCTAGTAATATTTACGTCGTGTAATATGTCCTGCACCAAGTATGGAtaatggccattgttaaattatagttagtttctgtgtgtgttgcatttaagtgtttctgttgtgttgttgttctcttcttatatttgatgttttcccTCAGTATTATATTCAAGACAAACATTGAAGACGTCGAGTTTAAGTTATAAGCAATAAGTTATTTTCAATACAATATCGTACCTTTCGACTCAAATCTGTTTGACCTTATTTGCTGTTAGCTTAGGCACCTTGAAAGGTCGTGGATGGAGGAATCTCGATATAGTCAAGTGATAAGACAAGTTACTCGGAGTACGATAATTCATTGATTATAACAGATAACGTGTGGACAAAATGTCACATTTCATGTACGATAATACAAGGACTTTCATTTCCATCGCAACGACTTTATTGTGATTGTAAAATTGAAGGGAAGTGGTTCTGTATACCAACTTAACTAAGGGTAAAACACAATACTAAATTTGCATggaaaatcaatcaatcaattcaattAGCTCATTCGTTCTAAACTTAAAATTGGTTCGTATTTGTAGTACAAAgtagttgaaaatatttaaatgaccAATTATTTCTGTACAAAAGAGATAAACAACGGTTGATATACATTTAAACGAAACAATTACTTCTGTTTAAATAGTAAAAAATCTCAGTGACAACTTTAGTTTGCAAAGAAAACGTAATGTTCGAAATGGTTTATACCTCATATTATATGTTATCTATTGGAATGATTTTGTATTCCATCAATACTATCGGTGAGTAGTTAACttcttttgtttatgtttttatcaaGGGTTAACTAATGCTACCTAGAATGTGGATAAGGTAAGACCACAGCAAATATTTTAAGTTCTTATTTTTCAGGGTCAAAAATGGTAAGAGATGAACTTTAATTTCGACGGAAAACAGTTTTAATGGAAAATGAACAATATACGTTTTGTCGCATATTTTATTCTGACTTAATCCACCAATTTCtgcatacgaaaatgcctgtaccaagtgaggaatataacatttgttatccattcgtttgatgtgtttcagcctcagattttgtcatttgataaggaacgttccgttttgaatttctcagagttcaatatttttgtttttttacttttaaaggtTGTTCAATCATTTTTCATATGAAAGCAGTAATACAAAACGTATGCAATTAATTCTTAGCTATCACTCAACTAAGTGCGGACATGCTTACAAATCTGTTCAAATACATTTATCTTTGATGCTTTGTAAATAGGCTCAttattataaattttctgtttgcaaaactatgaattttgcgaaatactaagattttttttttattccgaaAATAGATTCCCTCAGACGTATTTGACATCCTTTTTGGGGAatagggtcctcaatgctcttcaacatagatttgtttggctttcttactGTTTGATTTTAGCatctctgatgagtcttatatagacaaaCTCGAGTCTGGTGTATcacattataagcctggtacctttgataactaagtATTTTGTCGATACTATAATCTTCCGACAGTAATATTTAACCAAGAGAAGTTACAGAGGGAAAATTATAGAGCGTTTAATGGTTCTATCCgcttatatttaaaatgttatctAGGGGTATAAACACATGACCAACCTTGACTTATACCGTCAAACAGTCCTGTCGTGTGGATGTATGTTTTTACTGTATGGGATTC encodes:
- the LOC139491794 gene encoding uncharacterized protein KIAA1958-like, producing MATEADDERLMTITNDDTSNFIEEMKNDNTKRKTKSDIKLLTEWLKANNELRAIEDISVPELNQYLARFYLSVRSRKNEEYEPDSLKSIQSSINRHLMEKSGINILKDKEFHHSREVLSAKRKHLKSQGLGNKKMKADPFSSSEIDMLFEQNLLGTGNPEALLNTIWLNNTLHFGMRGRKEHTDMLFGDIKMMTTASGEQYLEYNERLTKTRTGHSDSRAFAPKMFATPDNPRCPVNAFKQYICHRPEDALTPDSRFYLSIKRMVQPDASENAKQTWFTMQPLGKNTLGDLAKKMSMKGGLTGRKVNHSVRKTTVSSLLHSNVEATTVMQLTGHKNVASVNEYSSASLQQQQTMSNILSDIGSGSRGLIPQEPTPNTSFEAKSADFPEDDIFDSVELNEVCKTIENFESVEKNVKINSGKCSTSFNWQCYNKHLQL